A genome region from Alteripontixanthobacter maritimus includes the following:
- a CDS encoding undecaprenyl-diphosphate phosphatase, with protein MDQTITAILLGILEGLTEFLPVSSTGHLILAQELFGYDAARWRQFNIVIQLGAILAVVVSYWGTFWQMGTGLLKRETEAVRFTRNILLAFLPAAFIGLMAKDAIDLLLDSPMVVAVMLVVGGVAILILEKTIKPSEDAGVAAMTAKTAIGIGFVQCLAMVPGTSRSGATILGALAMGVGRKTAAEFSFFLAVPTMIGAATVKIFDEPALLAGNASIGWWEIGLGFGAAFLTALAIVRLFVAYVSKHGFAPFGWYRIVAGLFAIWVLAG; from the coding sequence ATGGATCAGACAATTACTGCTATCCTCCTTGGAATCCTGGAGGGTTTGACCGAATTCCTGCCCGTGTCCTCGACCGGACATCTCATTCTTGCACAAGAACTGTTCGGCTATGATGCCGCACGGTGGCGGCAGTTCAATATTGTCATCCAGCTAGGCGCGATCCTGGCTGTTGTGGTCAGCTATTGGGGCACGTTCTGGCAGATGGGCACCGGGCTGCTGAAGCGCGAAACCGAGGCGGTGCGCTTCACGCGCAACATCCTGCTGGCGTTCCTTCCCGCCGCATTCATCGGCCTGATGGCCAAGGATGCGATCGACCTGTTGCTCGATTCACCCATGGTGGTCGCTGTCATGTTGGTGGTGGGCGGTGTTGCCATCCTGATCCTGGAAAAAACCATCAAGCCGTCGGAAGATGCCGGCGTGGCCGCAATGACTGCGAAGACCGCGATCGGTATCGGGTTTGTCCAATGCCTTGCCATGGTGCCCGGAACGAGCCGCTCCGGCGCGACAATCCTTGGCGCGCTGGCAATGGGAGTGGGCCGCAAGACCGCGGCCGAGTTCTCCTTTTTCCTGGCCGTACCGACCATGATCGGCGCCGCTACCGTAAAGATATTCGACGAACCGGCGCTGCTTGCGGGCAACGCATCGATCGGGTGGTGGGAAATCGGCCTGGGCTTCGGCGCTGCGTTCCTGACGGCGCTCGCCATCGTACGCCTGTTCGTCGCTTATGTCTCGAAACACGGTTTTGCGCCATTCGGTTGGTATCGGATTGTGGCCGGGCTGTTCGCAATCTGGGTGCTGGCGGGTTAA
- a CDS encoding acetyl-CoA C-acetyltransferase, with protein MTALRRAAICTPLRTPVGKFLGTLAPLEAGALGAIIIKALVERSGVDPERVDDVIFSQGYGSGEAPAIGRWSWLAAGMPISVPGYQLDRRCGSGLQAVVNAAMMVQTGAADCVLAGGVESMSNVEHYTTKARHGARMGDMALWDRLTRGRLMSQPIERFGVISGMIETAENLAQDYGITREASDSFAVRSHQNAAAAWDAGKFDEQLVPVDVPQRKGDPISFVRDEGFRTDATMETLGKLRAIEGRDNPDAVVTAGNASQQNDAAAGCLVVAEDKVEELGLTPILWFYSWAAAGCDPSRMGIGPVPAVDRLFARGRRSWDDIGLVELNEAFAPQALAVMKGWGWADDDSRRDLVNVNGSGISLGHPIGATGLRILADMAYEMKRRHVRFGLETMCIGGGQGMAAVFELAR; from the coding sequence ATGACCGCACTCCGCCGCGCCGCCATCTGCACTCCGCTTCGCACGCCGGTCGGCAAGTTCCTTGGCACCTTGGCCCCGCTGGAGGCTGGCGCGCTCGGGGCGATCATCATCAAAGCGCTGGTGGAGCGAAGCGGCGTCGATCCCGAACGCGTGGACGATGTGATCTTCAGCCAAGGGTATGGTAGCGGCGAAGCGCCGGCCATCGGGCGCTGGAGCTGGCTGGCGGCGGGCATGCCGATCTCCGTGCCCGGTTATCAGCTGGACCGGCGCTGCGGCAGCGGGCTGCAGGCGGTCGTCAATGCGGCGATGATGGTGCAGACCGGCGCGGCAGATTGCGTGCTGGCAGGCGGCGTGGAATCGATGTCCAACGTGGAACATTACACCACGAAAGCCCGCCACGGCGCGCGAATGGGCGACATGGCGCTGTGGGACCGCTTGACGCGCGGGCGGTTGATGAGCCAGCCGATCGAACGGTTCGGCGTTATCAGTGGCATGATCGAGACCGCGGAGAACCTGGCGCAGGATTACGGCATCACGCGTGAGGCATCCGACTCTTTTGCGGTTCGCAGTCATCAGAACGCTGCCGCAGCATGGGATGCGGGGAAGTTTGACGAACAGCTGGTCCCGGTCGACGTGCCGCAGCGCAAAGGCGATCCCATCTCCTTTGTCCGCGATGAAGGTTTTCGCACCGATGCGACCATGGAAACGCTTGGGAAGCTGCGCGCCATCGAAGGACGCGACAATCCTGACGCAGTTGTCACCGCGGGTAATGCCAGCCAGCAAAACGACGCCGCCGCCGGGTGCCTGGTGGTGGCGGAGGACAAGGTCGAGGAACTGGGCCTTACTCCGATCCTATGGTTCTACAGCTGGGCTGCCGCCGGATGTGACCCCTCGCGCATGGGCATCGGCCCGGTGCCGGCGGTTGACCGCCTGTTCGCGCGCGGAAGACGCAGCTGGGATGATATCGGTCTTGTCGAACTGAACGAGGCGTTCGCGCCGCAGGCGCTCGCAGTCATGAAGGGTTGGGGCTGGGCCGATGACGATTCGCGCCGCGATCTCGTCAACGTCAACGGATCGGGCATCTCGCTTGGTCACCCCATCGGCGCGACCGGCCTGCGTATCCTTGCTGATATGGCATACGAAATGAAGCGCCGCCACGTGCGTTTCGGGCTGGAAACCATGTGCATCGGCGGCGGTCAGGGCATGGCGGCGGTGTTCGAGCTGGCGCGGTAG
- a CDS encoding CoA transferase, whose translation MYNLLSDLSIIEASSFVASPTAGLYLAQMGAEVIRVDQIGGGLDYDRYMLTEEGRSLAWENLNRAKKSVALDLRSSEGRELLVELSAATGQLITNIPNGSFLDHEKLAAKRADMITLRIMGWPDGRQAMDFTVNAASGYPLMTGPAEWGADTAPPVNQVLPAWDFITGAYSAFALMAALRHRDATGGGGEVRVPLGDVMMGTVANSGAMAEMLYRGDDRQRLGNAIWGAFGTDFRSRDNIRFMVAALTHKQWAATIAAFDIADGVAAIEASEGVSFARSDHNRFTHREALFALVQDRASKMDYANIAQALGKAGATFERYRTMHEASTDPELVANNPLFGPSPANPSGFAYPAPGPIANIPAQDRGNPEAAPYNGQHSEEVLAERLGLSSGQIGALVDAGTVGLSDRKPT comes from the coding sequence ATGTATAACCTTCTCTCCGACCTCTCGATCATCGAAGCGTCCAGCTTCGTCGCTTCCCCTACTGCCGGACTTTATCTCGCGCAAATGGGTGCCGAAGTCATCCGGGTGGACCAGATCGGCGGCGGGCTGGATTACGACCGGTATATGCTGACCGAGGAGGGCCGTTCGCTCGCTTGGGAAAACCTCAACCGGGCCAAGAAATCGGTCGCGCTGGACCTGCGCAGCAGTGAGGGGCGCGAATTGCTGGTGGAGTTGTCCGCCGCGACCGGCCAGCTGATTACCAACATCCCGAATGGCAGTTTCCTCGACCATGAAAAACTGGCGGCAAAACGCGCCGACATGATCACCTTGCGTATCATGGGCTGGCCAGACGGGCGTCAGGCGATGGATTTTACCGTCAACGCCGCGAGCGGATATCCGCTGATGACCGGCCCGGCGGAATGGGGCGCTGACACCGCCCCGCCAGTCAACCAAGTGCTGCCCGCATGGGACTTCATCACGGGTGCCTATTCTGCCTTCGCGCTGATGGCGGCGCTGCGCCACCGCGATGCGACCGGCGGGGGCGGCGAGGTGCGGGTGCCGCTGGGCGATGTTATGATGGGGACGGTCGCCAATTCCGGCGCGATGGCGGAAATGCTGTATCGCGGCGATGATCGCCAGCGGCTTGGCAACGCCATCTGGGGCGCGTTCGGCACCGATTTCCGCAGCCGTGACAACATCCGCTTCATGGTCGCCGCGCTAACGCACAAACAGTGGGCGGCAACCATCGCCGCGTTCGATATCGCCGATGGTGTCGCAGCCATTGAAGCCAGCGAAGGCGTGAGTTTCGCGCGCAGCGACCACAATCGCTTCACCCACCGCGAGGCGCTGTTCGCACTGGTACAGGATCGGGCGAGCAAGATGGATTATGCCAACATTGCGCAGGCACTTGGTAAGGCGGGTGCGACGTTCGAGAGATACCGGACTATGCACGAAGCCTCGACCGATCCTGAGCTGGTTGCCAACAACCCGTTGTTCGGCCCCTCCCCCGCCAATCCCAGCGGGTTCGCCTATCCCGCCCCGGGCCCCATCGCCAACATACCCGCGCAGGATCGTGGTAACCCCGAAGCCGCGCCTTACAACGGCCAGCATAGCGAAGAAGTGCTCGCCGAACGGCTGGGGCTATCCTCCGGCCAGATCGGCGCGCTGGTCGACGCAGGAACCGTGGGCCTTTCAGACAGGAAACCGACATGA
- the ppk2 gene encoding polyphosphate kinase 2, with the protein MGKLKGKDYRHLLRPLEEELVGMARWARETGQRICVLFEGRDTAGKGGAIRAVSQRLNPRQCRVVALPKPDERAQTQWYFQRYVRHLPAAGEIVLFDRSWYNRAGVEKVMGFASNEEVARFLNEAPCFERMLVDDGILLFKYWLATDQDRQEERLAERLEDPLKRWKLSPMDLAAREKYAEYSDARETMLRATHTDHAPWTLVNFNDQKRGRLTLIRDLLDRLPNYDIAPPDIVFPPLGHEPLVEEYRVVAPLKDYVVE; encoded by the coding sequence ATGGGAAAGCTGAAAGGCAAGGATTACCGGCACCTGCTGCGTCCGCTGGAAGAGGAATTGGTGGGTATGGCCCGCTGGGCACGCGAAACAGGGCAGCGCATCTGTGTGCTGTTCGAGGGGCGTGATACGGCGGGCAAGGGCGGCGCGATCCGGGCGGTAAGCCAGCGCCTCAATCCGCGTCAATGCCGGGTGGTGGCACTGCCGAAGCCTGACGAGCGGGCGCAAACGCAATGGTATTTCCAACGCTATGTCCGGCATTTGCCTGCCGCCGGGGAAATAGTATTGTTCGACCGCAGCTGGTACAATCGTGCCGGCGTCGAAAAGGTGATGGGGTTTGCGTCGAACGAGGAGGTTGCGCGCTTCCTGAACGAGGCACCGTGCTTTGAACGGATGCTGGTGGATGACGGTATTCTGCTGTTCAAATACTGGCTGGCAACCGATCAGGACCGGCAGGAAGAGCGGCTGGCAGAACGTCTGGAAGATCCGCTCAAACGCTGGAAACTGTCACCGATGGACCTCGCCGCACGCGAGAAATACGCCGAATACAGCGACGCGCGCGAGACGATGCTGCGGGCTACGCATACCGACCATGCACCGTGGACGCTGGTAAATTTCAACGACCAGAAGCGCGGGCGGCTGACCCTGATCCGCGATTTGCTCGATCGCTTGCCAAACTACGACATCGCGCCGCCCGATATCGTCTTCCCACCCCTCGGCCATGAGCCGCTGGTGGAGGAATATCGCGTGGTCGCACCGCTGAAAGATTATGTGGTGGAATAG
- the phhA gene encoding phenylalanine 4-monooxygenase — MPQDVFTAPLQKPNHLGEDWLEPEQTSYDSEDDAIWDDLFARQMKVLPGRAVSAFMRGLDKLDLGRGGVPDFVEMSENLGKLTGWSVVPVPMLIPDHVFFWHLANRRFPAGNFIRTRETFDYIQEPDVFHDVFGHVPMLTDPTFADYMQEYGRAGWKAMRYNRLKALGSLYWYTVEFGLMMEDDEVRAYGAGILSGPTEVVFATEAKSPNRIMLNVDRVMRTDYVISDLQPTYFVIEDFDDLYRQTVERDFDKLYKSLPPAFTYANSAVIDVDHVVNRGTQEYLLRGGRGSGADPV; from the coding sequence ATGCCCCAAGACGTGTTTACCGCACCGCTCCAGAAGCCGAACCATCTGGGCGAAGACTGGCTGGAGCCCGAGCAGACGAGCTACGACAGCGAGGACGATGCGATCTGGGACGACCTCTTCGCGCGCCAGATGAAAGTGCTGCCGGGACGCGCCGTCTCAGCGTTCATGCGCGGGCTCGACAAGCTGGACCTGGGGCGCGGCGGAGTGCCGGACTTCGTCGAAATGAGCGAAAATCTGGGCAAGCTAACCGGTTGGAGCGTAGTGCCCGTGCCCATGCTGATTCCCGATCACGTGTTCTTCTGGCACCTTGCCAACCGCCGTTTTCCGGCCGGGAACTTTATCCGGACGCGCGAGACGTTCGATTACATTCAGGAACCAGACGTGTTCCACGATGTGTTCGGCCACGTCCCCATGCTGACCGACCCGACCTTTGCCGATTACATGCAGGAATATGGCCGCGCAGGATGGAAGGCGATGCGGTACAACCGGTTGAAGGCGCTGGGATCGCTCTACTGGTACACCGTGGAATTCGGTCTGATGATGGAGGATGACGAGGTTCGCGCCTATGGCGCCGGTATCCTGTCGGGGCCCACGGAAGTCGTCTTCGCGACCGAGGCGAAAAGCCCCAACCGCATTATGCTCAATGTCGATCGCGTTATGCGGACCGATTATGTAATCAGCGACCTGCAGCCGACCTATTTCGTCATCGAGGATTTCGATGACCTGTACCGGCAAACGGTCGAACGCGATTTCGACAAGCTGTACAAATCTCTGCCGCCTGCCTTCACTTACGCCAACTCCGCCGTGATCGATGTGGATCACGTGGTGAACCGCGGGACGCAGGAATATCTCCTGCGCGGCGGGCGCGGCAGCGGGGCCGACCCGGTCTGA
- a CDS encoding acyl-CoA dehydrogenase family protein, whose translation MTAIPSENGMDAETFDQFIEQLQRYVRERLIPAESQVIADNMIPEDLQDEMRGMGLFGLTMPEEYGGAGMNVPQYVEAIRVLSYALPAYRSLTSINLGMVCSAIKKNGTDEQKAEYLPRLAAGEIACFGLTEPGSGSDSAAMQTTATRSGNGYVLNGAKRYITNAPFAKIGLIMARTEKDNQAKNAHVSAFLVEMDTDGIARGKSDKKMGQEGSHIGDLYFDDVKLPGSALLGGEEGRGFATAMQSLDNGRLSVAAASAGYAKRILDSALKYSTERKAFGDSISQFQLIQAMLADSKAEIYASECMIRDAAAKANNGPAIIKAAAAKMFASEMCGRVADRCVQIYGGAGYLAEYEAERFFRDSRIYRIYEGTTQILQLVIAKNMLRQFAAES comes from the coding sequence ATGACCGCCATCCCATCTGAAAACGGCATGGACGCCGAGACTTTCGACCAGTTCATCGAGCAGCTCCAGCGCTATGTGCGCGAACGGCTTATCCCTGCCGAATCGCAGGTCATCGCAGACAATATGATCCCCGAGGATCTGCAGGACGAAATGCGCGGCATGGGCCTGTTCGGACTCACTATGCCGGAGGAGTATGGTGGTGCAGGCATGAACGTGCCGCAATATGTCGAGGCGATCCGCGTGCTCAGCTATGCGCTTCCGGCATATCGCAGCCTGACCTCCATCAACCTCGGCATGGTGTGTTCCGCCATCAAGAAAAACGGCACCGACGAACAAAAGGCGGAGTATCTGCCCCGGCTGGCAGCGGGCGAAATCGCCTGTTTCGGCCTGACCGAACCGGGCAGCGGATCGGACAGCGCAGCGATGCAGACCACCGCCACGCGCAGCGGCAATGGTTACGTGCTGAACGGTGCGAAACGCTACATCACCAACGCCCCGTTTGCGAAGATCGGCCTGATCATGGCGCGCACGGAGAAAGACAATCAGGCCAAGAACGCCCATGTCAGCGCCTTCCTCGTCGAAATGGACACCGACGGTATCGCGCGCGGCAAGTCCGACAAGAAGATGGGGCAGGAAGGCAGCCATATCGGCGACCTGTATTTCGATGATGTCAAACTGCCGGGCAGCGCGCTTCTGGGTGGGGAGGAAGGCCGCGGTTTCGCCACCGCCATGCAGAGCCTCGATAATGGCCGCCTGTCCGTTGCCGCCGCCAGCGCCGGCTATGCCAAGCGCATCCTCGACAGCGCGCTAAAATATTCGACCGAACGCAAGGCATTCGGCGATTCCATCAGCCAGTTCCAATTGATCCAGGCCATGCTGGCCGACAGCAAGGCGGAAATTTACGCGAGTGAATGCATGATCCGCGACGCCGCGGCCAAGGCTAATAATGGCCCCGCCATTATCAAGGCGGCTGCCGCCAAGATGTTCGCATCCGAAATGTGCGGCCGTGTGGCAGACCGCTGCGTGCAGATCTACGGCGGCGCGGGCTATCTGGCCGAATACGAGGCCGAACGCTTCTTCCGCGACAGCCGCATCTACCGCATTTACGAAGGAACCACGCAGATCCTGCAGCTGGTCATCGCGAAGAACATGCTGCGGCAGTTCGCGGCCGAGAGTTGA